In Streptomyces sp. HUAS ZL42, the DNA window GCGAGATCGTCGTCCACGACGGGGTGCCGAACGGGGAGCGGATCGTCGACGGCACGACGTATCCCGTCTTCGACGAGCTGATGCTCTTCGAGGCGTCGGACCTGCCGACCCTGGAGGTTACGGTGCACGCCGGGGAGTCGGCCGACCTGGAGGCGCTGGTCGACCGTTCACTGAGCACGGCTTCGGGGCGGAGCCCGCGAGCAGCGTGCGGATGCTGTGCGCCTGCTGCAGCGAGGGCACCCACCAGCAGGAACGGTCCGTGGTGGCGGGCGCCCAGCAGGTGTCGCTGGCGGCTCCGGAGCAGGAGGCGCGGCGGTTGCCGGAGCGATGGGCGGGGGAGATGGTGATGGGGCGGAGTTGGAGCGGGCTGGGGCCGGTGGGCTAGGCATTCCATCCGTTTTTGCCCAAAAAAATCACTATTCCAGGGGTTCTCTTCGTGCGCAGAGGTTCTATCCTGTAATTGGCCTACGGGACGAGTGAGGGAGTTCGACCGGAGTAGCCGACATTGGCGTGAGGCAGACGGTCTCCGCCGGTGCCGACGTCGACGGTCGGGCTGAGAGGCCGGAAGGTCGGAAGACCGAAAGGTCCGAAGACTGGAAGGCGACCCCCAGTCACCTGATCCGGACAATACCGGCGAAGGGAACCCGTCTCGTAGGTCCTTTCTGTGCCCGGTTCGCCCGTCACGCCTCCTGGTAGAGGTTGACGATGTTGCCGTCCGGGTCACGCAACCACACCGAGCGCCGTCCCCACGGCTGGGCTGTCGGGGGCTTGAGGATCTCGACACCCCGGCCCAGCAGACGCTCGTGCCGCGCATCCACGTGAGTGACCTGGAACTCCAGCGTGAAGCCGCCGCTCGCGGCGCCGGCCATCGAGCCGGGCACCATCGACTCCATGCCCTGAGTGGAGAGGAACGACAGGACGGCACCGGGGACCGTCACCCGGGCGAAGGGGTCGCCACCTTCGATCTCTGCGTCCAGGACAGCGGCGTAGAAGGCGGCGAGGGCCGGAACGTCGTCGGTGATCAGGGAGGTGCCGGTGAAGTGTCTGCATCGGGGCATCGTAGGTCGATGCCGGGACGCTCGGGTCGGAACTCCTCTCGACCACGGTTACGTCGAGCTCCTGGTGATTGCGGAACGCAGACTCGAACAGCAATTTCCTGGCCTCGCCTCTGGTGAGTTCGAGCAGCGCTTCCTCGCGATGGTTTCGAATGTCGCCGACGTAGGGCGGAACACGTGAACGACTGGTGCAAAAGGTGACGTTGGCGGTGAGGGTGTCCTCCGAAAAGCCGCCCTCGGAAAGGGAGATGTATCCCAGGATGGGGTGCGTGCATTCCTCAGGAGCGGCTAGAGATCTTTAACGGTGCGGGTTACGTCGGGTCGTGACAGCTGTCGTGGGCCGCGCTATGCCGGGAGGGTGAGGTATCCCGATGGCGGTGGATTGACGGCCGAGGAACGTTCTCGGCGTGAGCAAGTCCGGCTCGCAGCCGCCGATCTGATCGAGGCTGCCGGAGCCAGTGACCGGGAGGTGGCCCGACGGTTCAGGGTGACCCGGATGTCGGCGAACCGGTGGCGGCGGGCGTTGGCTTCGGGCGGTCGGCAGGCTCTGGTCTCAAAGGGCCCCGGCGGCGCCCGCTGCAAGCTCGATGCGGAACAACTCCGTCACTTGGAAGCTGTGTTGGACGCTGGCCCGGCCGCCGTGGATGGGGACGGGCTGACCGCTGCGGGGCGTCGGCGCCGGGAGACGGTACGGATGCAGGCGGCCGAGCGGATGGACCGGGCGCCGCGACACTGGGCCGGTGCGGTCGACCACCAGGAGCCGGATCCCATCACGGATGCGTGCCACGACTACGAGGAGAATGCTCCGAGTTCTTGTTCTGTCTTTCCGGACCGGCCGGTCTGTGCGCGCGACGCTTCGGCCCGCTCCTTGACGCCGAGGAGAAAGCGGCGGGTCATGATGAATGCCGCCGGCTCCATGATGCGCATGCCCAGCCACCAGAGCACCTTCTTCGGTACGTGCTCGCTGCCGCGCGTGACAAATCGTGTGCGTTGATCGTCGAGCGGATGCAGAACAAACTGCCAGACCCACTTGAAGCCGCGATCCTCGTAACTCAGCGCGAGTGCGCGAAGCGGTTGCACAACTCCCACGGCGAGCTCTGTGTTGTGCCCCCAGGGGATCTTGTCACCGACGGCAAGGTGCTGAAACTCGGGGAGGATGCGCGTCGCGCTTGGGCGATCGAGAAAGCCGAAGAGCCGGTCGAGCCAGTCGTAGCTATACAGCCCGCCGCGCTGGTAGCCGATCTGCACCAACCACGGCCAGATGTCCTCTGGAGGCGCATTCACGGTGATCGCCTGCATCGACATGTCCGTCGGATTGGGGATCAACGCGTCGCCGGGCATCACGCGCGCAAGCTCCTCAGGCGTGGTTCCCCACCGGCTGAAGCATCGCCGAACGGGAAACCAGTAGACCGCCGTGAGCGCGAGGACGCCGCCGAGTTTCCGAAGGCGCCCCTCCGCAGCAAGATCGTTCAGCGCCATCCCGGGCCTCCTTCATCGCTCGGCACCAGACTCGCACAAACAACCTTCTCGTACATCCGCTCCCAGGCGCATCGCGCCTGGGAGCGGCCACCTGCGCCGCACTCACCCTCGGTGGTGGCGCCTGGCTCGCGGGTCTGCTGTAGCGGTGCTGAGGCGCGATCCAGATTTTTCGGAGTTCGACGGTCCGAGGATGTCAAGAACGTGCCACCGGCACCGTCCCAGGGACATCAGCGGCCACCACCGGCCGCACGAGGAAGAAGGAGACACCAGCATGGCGATTCAGCGGATGGACAACGTCGGCATCGTCGTCGAGGACATGGATGCCGCCGACAGCTGTCACGACCCGACGTAACCCACACCGTTAAAGATCTCTAGCAGGGCCAGGCACGCGTAAGCGAGTGAGCGTCGTAGGAGTCGGTCCTGCCTTTCCGGGCCGGAAGCGGAAACGAAAGCGGCGCCTACCCACTGGCAGCCCTGCAAGCCGGATACAGCGGTGCTGGGCAGGTTCGTTCCTACGAGATGGGACATTCTGTCGTTCATTCTCACGGGTGCTCACCGCCGTCGAACGCGTTCCAAGCCTCGCTCACCGCTGCCTGGAGGTCTGTGTCAGAGAGGTCGCCGGGCTCTACGAGGTCGGGATCGGGGGAGTAGTCCTCGAGGAGCATGAGCACCCGGTCGAAGAGGCCTTCGAGGGAGCCTTGGATCCGTTCGCCATTCGCCTGCGAGGCGCGCCGGGTTTCCCTCCAGCCGTGGGCGAAGTCCGATGCGTTGCGGGTGCCCCGCGTGAACTCGTCCAGGAGGGACAGTTGGCGCGCTGCAGCGCTCTCCGGATCGACGTCGGAAGGATGGGGCCACGCCCTGTGCGCGGCTGGGTAGGCGGCTGCGACGGCCGTCAGGGAGGGGCACTGTTCCGCGACCGTGCGGGCGTAACGGCTGAAGCGTGCCCGTGCGGAGTCGATGCCTTCATTGACGGCCGCGGCCATGAAAGCCGGGGTTCCCGCGAGAAGGGCGTAACCCGCTTCCGGGAGCAGGACAGTTCCTTAGTGGTCGGGTGTCCAGAGGAGGGATGTCGGACGGACACCCGAAACGCCCCGTCGAAGGGGAGCTGGAAATCATCGTGTCCAGCGAACCATGAGCGACGGCCGACAAAGGCCGGACCAGGGATATCCTCGGACGATGTCGAATCGGGCGGTAGCAGCTGGAGTAGGTCTCGCGCGGGTGATGGCGCACTGCGGGGGCAGCCCATCAGTAGCCGTGCACTATCTGGCGGGTGCCATCGCCTCCGCACCTGAGAACCCCGAGCCCTATGCGGTTCTTGCCGAGTTGTGGAGGGACAAGCCGTCGGAGCTGGCCGAGGTCGTCCAGGGTGCCGACTCCTTGAGGACGGTACTGGCGCAGTCGTACATCAGCTTCCTTCAGGACGACATGGACGGCGCGGCGCTGGCGATCGGATCGGTCACGGGCGTGCGACCCGACATCGCCTGGGCCAACGCCCCCTGGTTCAGCGATGAACGATTTCTCGGTGTGGTGAGTGCCGATGCGCTGGCCGAGGCCGCGATGCGGACGATGGACTATGGCCATGATCTGGACACCGAAGCCATGCGGGAACGATTTCGGCCCTGGTTCGAAGCCATCGACGTGATCTCTGCCCGCCAGCCGTTGCCGGAGGCGTTGGCGAAGATGGCGATCTTGCTGCGGGCATGCGGTCTCACCGACGCGTCGTTTGCCCTCTGCGACCAGGCGGACTCCATTGAGCGGATCATGCTGACGGAAGTTGTGCGAGCAGGCACGTGGCGCAAGCTGAGTGATCTTCAGCAGACCGCGACGGCGTTCGAGCGCGCTTGTGCCCTGGAACCGGCCAACTGGTCGCTCTATCTCGACCTGGCCGACGTGCGTGCTGAGCAAGGCGACTTCACCTCTGCCGTCCGGCTGATCGATCAGGGGATGAGGCACGAGCCGGCTGAGCTCTCACTTCGCGCGGCCGGGGCTGCCT includes these proteins:
- a CDS encoding SRPBCC family protein, giving the protein MALNDLAAEGRLRKLGGVLALTAVYWFPVRRCFSRWGTTPEELARVMPGDALIPNPTDMSMQAITVNAPPEDIWPWLVQIGYQRGGLYSYDWLDRLFGFLDRPSATRILPEFQHLAVGDKIPWGHNTELAVGVVQPLRALALSYEDRGFKWVWQFVLHPLDDQRTRFVTRGSEHVPKKVLWWLGMRIMEPAAFIMTRRFLLGVKERAEASRAQTGRSGKTEQELGAFSS
- a CDS encoding VOC family protein; this translates as MPRCRHFTGTSLITDDVPALAAFYAAVLDAEIEGGDPFARVTVPGAVLSFLSTQGMESMVPGSMAGAASGGFTLEFQVTHVDARHERLLGRGVEILKPPTAQPWGRRSVWLRDPDGNIVNLYQEA